In Helianthus annuus cultivar XRQ/B chromosome 3, HanXRQr2.0-SUNRISE, whole genome shotgun sequence, a single window of DNA contains:
- the LOC110931326 gene encoding uncharacterized protein LOC110931326, with the protein MNSITYHPGLRNHPNFRYENPSNQANPNFQGSQGNFVPRQPFNNQGGYRGGNNQGFQRQYQTGQEHGVSSGGNKLMEMLKAKQIEMQKRNQMDDARIQKDEIREKAIQSLTTQMGQLATEVADLKKELCTQKKQQKVPKWVNLTERVSAVLKGDLTPKLQDPGMPLINIQVGNFQMARALLDLGAGVSILPGGLYDQYDFGPLKRVQTMVLLVDLSHKLPRGIVQDVIVKVDELYYPVDFLVLDYSFADPIQQQNVIFGRPVLNTAHAVIDCRYSTVDMAFGNRKMRLNVFTHGSSSFGGDECFLADIIDGCDPHEYEEDMLEPCVYDCSLQVYMCALRLEEKEQEALVVKEGRPPWTHQVENLPVEIDSGTKPSLECTPQVELKELPKHLKYAFFGEQ; encoded by the exons ATGAATTCGATTACATACCACCCCGGGTTACGAAACCACCCGAACTTTAGATACGAGAATCCATCAAATCAAGCCAACCCGAATTTTCAAGGAAGTCAAGGTAACTTTGTTCCACGCCAACCGTTTAATAATCAAGGTGGGTATCGAGGCGGGAACAACCAAGGGTTTCAAAgacaataccaaacgggtcaagagcaTGGTGTGTCTTCGGGTGGAAACAAACTGATGGAGATGTTAAAGGCGAAGCAAATAGAAATGCAAAAGAGAAATCAAATGGACGATGCTCGCATTCAAAAGGATGAGATCCGTGAAAAAGCAATTCAATCTTTGACTACCCAAATGGGTCAACTCGCAACCGAAGTGGCGGACTTGAAAAAAG AATTGTGTACCCAAAAGAagcaacaaaaagtgcctaaatgGGTCAATTTAACTGAACGGGTAAGTGCGGTTTTAAAGGGAGATCTTACTCCTAAGCTACAAGATCCGGGAATGCCCCTTATTAATATtcaagttggaaattttcaaatgGCAAGGGCGTTACttgatcttggagccggagtaagtatTCTACCGGGGGGCTTGTacgaccaatacgattttggtccactAAAGCGGGTTCAGACAATGGTTCTTTTAgtcgatttgtctcataagcttcCTCGGGGTATTGTGCAGGATGTTATTGTGAAAGTTGATGAACTTTATTATCCGGTCGATTTTCTTGTTTTAGACTACTCATTcgcggacccaattcaacaacaaaatgttatttttgGTCGGCCAGTTTTGAACACCGCTCATGCCGTAATTGATTGTCGATATAGTACGGTTGACATGGCATTCGGTAATAGAAAGATGAGATTAAATGTTTTTACTCACGGGTCTAGTTCTTTTGGTGGTGATGAGTGTTTCTTAGCAGATATCATTGACGGATGCGACCCGCATGAATACGAGGAAGATATGTTGGAACCCTGTGTTTATGATTGTTCTTTGCAGGTATATATGTGTGCATTGAGGTTGGAAGAAAAGGAGCAAGAGGCTCTAGTGGTCAAGGAAGGAAGGCCGCCATGGACCCACCAAGTCGAGAATTTACCGGTGGAGATTGATTCGGGTACAAAGCCTTCGTTAGAGTGTACACCACAAGTGGAGTTGAAGGAGTTACCAAAGCACTTGAAATATGCATTTTTTGGGGAACAATGA